The stretch of DNA GGCTATCAGTTTGGCGAATATAACGCCTTCTTAGGGGATGGTCGGGGTTTCCTTTACGGCCAAGTGCGCGGCACCGATGGCGAACTCTACGACTTCGGCACCAAAGGCTCTGGCACCACTCCCTATTCTCGTGGTGGCGACGGCAGACTGACGCTAAAAGGGGGAGTCCGGGAAGTTTTGGCGGCAGAAGCCCTGAACTATTTAGGCGTGCGGACTTCGCGTTGCTTGAGCATGATTGAGACGGGAGAAAACTTGTGGCGCGGCGATGAACCCTCCCCCACTCGCTCCTCTGTCATGGTGCGCTTCAACCGATCGCATATCCGCTTCGGCACCTTTGAGCGTCTGCACTATCTGAAACGTAAGGATCTAATTCAAAAGCTGCTGGACCATGTGATCGATTACTACTATCCTCACCTGAAAGGAGAGAGCGATCGCTATGCCCTGTTCTATGCCGAGTTAGTGCAAAGAGTCGCAGAACTAACGGCGCAGTGGATGTCGGTGGGGTTCTGTCATGCAGTGCTGAACACAGACAACATGTCGATCACGGGGGAAAGTTTCGATTATGGCCCCTATGCTTTTATGGATCGCTACGATCTGCGGTTTACAGCCGCATATTTTGACTATTCTGGGCGCTACTGCTACGGCAACCAACCTGGAATCTGCCAACTGAACCTAGAGATGTTGCAAAGTCCATTGTCGGGAGTGATTGAGCTGGCAGATATGGAAGCGGGCTTAGCCAAGTTTGGCGACTATTACTATGCTGCTTATCGCCAACGCATGTTGAACAAACTCGGGTTCGCTGACCTGCCAGAAGCTGAAACAGATGAGTTGATCAAGCTGACGCTGCAATCATTGCATCTGTGTGAAGTGGGATATCACGCTTTCTTTCGAGAACTAAAACAACAGTTCAATCAAAGTTGGCGAGAGGATGGTGGAATCTTCAGCAACGCTGACTTCGCCACCACCGATGAGCAAAAAGCCTGTTTAGAGCGTTGGCGACAGCATTATCACGCTCTTTTAATCAGTCAGCCCATTGAGGAGATGGGGAACATAGCGCAAAGACTCCAGCGACATAACCCCACCACCCCTCTGCTCCGCCCTGAAATTGAAGCGATTTGGGAACCGATCACCGAACAAGATAACTGGCAACCCTTCTACGATTTGCTCGCGAAGATTCGCACGGGGAATTAAGAACTTGAAAAGGGCGATCGCTCTTGCCATTAGTAAAGAGGGGTACTGATGACTGCTGAATTTGCAGGTTCTACAATAGAAATGTACTAGTAAAGCAGTCTATCCAGAGTAGTCATGTCAATTCGGTTTCGGTTTCATCCAGAAAAAGCTGTTGAAGCCGCAGCAGTGCTCTTAAAGCTGCATGGTAAGCCTATGAAGTATCTAGGCTTACTTAAAATGCTTTACATAGCTGATCGTGTTGCATTACAACGCATGGAGCAACCAATTACTGGTGATCATTATGTGTCAATGAATTATGGTCCCGTTCTCAGTGGTGTTTATGACCTGATCAAAGGACAAGCCGTTGATGATGCCTTACCCCTTTGGTCTAAGTTCATTGCTCCTCGTAATACAACTCAGGTCTCTCTACTAGCTGATCCAGGGAATGAAGACCTTTGTGAGGAGGAGGAAGAAATCATTCAGCAGGTTTATCAAACCTTTGGGCATCTTGATCCCTTTGATGTTGCTGAATGGACTCATGATCTTCCAGAGTGGCAAAATCCTCATGGCTCTGCTATTCCAATTTCGGTAGAAGATATTCTCAAAAACGTAGGTAAAAGTGACGAGGAAATAGAGGAGATTCAGCAAGAAGCTATTCGGGAAGCTTATTTAGATGAGGCTCTGCATGGCTAGCATCACCATTAATTTGGGAGATGCATTTTTAATAGATACACCTCCGAATGGCGAACATCTCTATATCGCAATAGCAGAAACTACTGACAGCAATTATTTATTTGTCAATGTGACAACTCGAAGAGCTAGCTCTGAAGCTACTTGCATTCTTTTGCCAGGTCCCGATGTGCCGAGCTTTATAGTCCATGAGTCTGTTGTAGCCTATCAGTTTGCTCGCGAAATGGATGCTGTTGAACTTGCTAGGCTAATTACTGTTAGTAGCCCTATTCCTAAAGGGATTTGCTCAACAAATATTCTTGCACAGATTCAGCAGGGCGGTTTAGTCTCCAAGCGGCTGAGAAATAAGTATAAAACTGCTCTTAAAGATTTCTTAGAAGGATACTAAGATGTTGCAGATGTAGTTACACAAAAAAGCATATGGTTATTGACGAAAAATAAGCTCTGACGAGCCTATAACTCTAGCCTGATGAAAGCTCTATGTGGCTTGCAATGGCAAATTGGCAGACCGAATAGAACTTTACAGTCAATAAAGTCCTACGCATAAGCAGCATAAGAGTAGAGGGTGAGCGCCTTTCCATATTGCCCCACCCTTCAAATTTCCTGAGCAGTCAGACGGGTGAGCTAGTGGAGTAGCTCCTATCTCATAAATCTCTCTCATCAAAGAAACTCCCCAACCTAACCCTCATGTTCAAGACCATCGAAGGAATATACCAAAACGGCAAAGTTGAACTCAGCGAGCATCCTTAAGCCGTGGGCGATCGCGTCCTAGTGCTTGTCACGTTGCTTGATCCCAGTACCACTGACCCAGTTAAACTCCGCCAACTGATTGACCAATTAGAAACCATCGCTGGACTTCAGCAAGGCTTTGAGGAACTAAACGTAGGCCAAACTTGCCCGATCTCACAATTCGCCCAAGAAATGCAACAGAAGTATGGCATTTCAGGTTGAAATCACTCCAATTGCCGAAGCTCAGATCGAGCAAGCGTATAAGTGGTATCGAGAGCAGAACTCCGAATTTGCTGATCGTTGGTTTCGTAGCTTGATGAATGCGATCGCCTCTAAATTGCCCTTAAATTGTAATTGGTGACTCAATATAAATTGTTGGCTCCTGTAGCACAAATTCAATACCAAAGTTTCTGAGCTGCTGGGAAATTTTGGTATTGGCAACTTCCAGCAATCGCTTTCTTAATTGCAGCGAGTTTTCACTAGAACCCAAAATAAAAAATGTGACTCTCGCTTGTGTCACTTGAGGGGGTGCTTGTTGGGTAAAGGTAATATTC from Trichocoleus desertorum ATA4-8-CV12 encodes:
- a CDS encoding SocA family protein → MSIRFRFHPEKAVEAAAVLLKLHGKPMKYLGLLKMLYIADRVALQRMEQPITGDHYVSMNYGPVLSGVYDLIKGQAVDDALPLWSKFIAPRNTTQVSLLADPGNEDLCEEEEEIIQQVYQTFGHLDPFDVAEWTHDLPEWQNPHGSAIPISVEDILKNVGKSDEEIEEIQQEAIREAYLDEALHG
- a CDS encoding YdiU family protein; the protein is MTPAARTNSFLALKYEPAFESLGEDYSDVVAAAAFPAQILRWRNDDLLPKIGLDPQAVTDEDFIEAFGRFEGRQPLLAMRYHGYQFGEYNAFLGDGRGFLYGQVRGTDGELYDFGTKGSGTTPYSRGGDGRLTLKGGVREVLAAEALNYLGVRTSRCLSMIETGENLWRGDEPSPTRSSVMVRFNRSHIRFGTFERLHYLKRKDLIQKLLDHVIDYYYPHLKGESDRYALFYAELVQRVAELTAQWMSVGFCHAVLNTDNMSITGESFDYGPYAFMDRYDLRFTAAYFDYSGRYCYGNQPGICQLNLEMLQSPLSGVIELADMEAGLAKFGDYYYAAYRQRMLNKLGFADLPEAETDELIKLTLQSLHLCEVGYHAFFRELKQQFNQSWREDGGIFSNADFATTDEQKACLERWRQHYHALLISQPIEEMGNIAQRLQRHNPTTPLLRPEIEAIWEPITEQDNWQPFYDLLAKIRTGN